The genomic segment CGGCGTCCGGCGAGGCATCGACGGCGCGTAGACCGTGAAGCGACCGGAACGGCCTGCGCGAATTATGCGCGATCCCGGCATACGGGCCCCTGACCAACGGCACTGGGCCGCATCCACGCGCAGGCGCAGCGTGGGTCGCAGTCCGCGCCACGAGGAATACGCCATGTCCCTGGTCCGCCTGTGTGCCCTCGCCCTGATTGCGTTGCCGCTGTATGCGGGCGCCGTTCCGCCGGATGATGATCCCAACGCGGAAGCACGCGGCATCGTCGGCGAGCTGCAGCGCATCGTCGCGCCGACCGGCGTGCAGGAAACGCACACCGTGCGGATCGGCGGCATCGACCAGGTGATCACGGTGCGCGGCATGGATCGCACGAATCCGATCCTGCTCTACGTCCACGGTGGACCCGCTGCGCCGATGATGCCGGCTTCGTGGACCTTCCAGAAGCCGTGGGAGGACTACTTCACTGTCGTGCAGTGGGACCAGCGCGCTGCCGGGCGCACGCTGCGGGCGAATGATGCGGATGCGGTCGCGCCGACGATCGCGATCGACCGCTACGTCGGTGACGCGATCGAACTCATCGACTGGCTGCGCACCACATACGGCAAGCGCAAGGTGATCCTGGTCGGCCACAGCTGGGGCAGCGTGATCGGCATGCGCGTGCTGGCGGAAAAACCCGAATGGCTGCACGCCTATGTCGGCATCGGCCAGATCATCCATCCCTGGACCGACGAGACCATCGGCTACGCGCATGCGCTCGACGCCGCGCGCCGCGAGGACAACGACACCGCGGTGCGCGAACTCGAAGCGCTGGCGCCCTACCCCGGCACCGATCTACGCAACGGTCGCATCGACGCCCAGCGCAAATGGGTCATCCATTACGGCGGCCACAGCGCATACCGCGACAATTCCGACTACTACTTCCGCGCGCAGCGGCTGTCGCCCGATTACACGCCCGACGACCGCCGCGCGATTGCTGCCGGCAGCGCGCTCACACTCGACCGCATTCTCGGCCAATGGCGCAGCGTCGATTTCCGCGGCCTGCGCCGCGTGCAGGCGCCGGTGGTGATGCTGCTCGGCCGACACGACTTCACCACGCCCTCGCAGCCGGTCGCCGACTGGATCGCCGCCGTGGATGCACCGTTCAAGCATGCGACGTGGTTCGAACACTCGGCGCATTTCGCACCGATCGAGGAGCCGGGTCGCACCCTGATGACGCTGGTGCAACGCGTGCGCCCGCTCGCGGTGGCTGCAGGCGACGGCAAAGCGCTGGTCGACTGACGCCGCTCAGACCACGAACTGCTCGCTGAGGATGCGTTCTTCGAGATTGTGTTCGGCGTCGAACAGCAGGGTCACGGTGCGCTCACGGGATTCACGGATCGTGACCTCGACGACATCGCGCACTTCGTGCGAATCGGCGGTCACGCTGACCGGGCGCTTGTAGGGATCGAGCACGCGGAAGCGCACTTCGGTCTCCGCGCGCAGGATCGCGCCACGCCAGCGACGCGGGCGGAACGGTGCGATCGGCGTCAATGCGACGACGCCTGCGCCGAGCGGCAGGATCGGTCCGTGCGCGGAGAAGTTGTAGGCGGTACTGCCGGCCGCGGTCGACAGGATCACGCCATCGGCGACGAGTTCCTCGAGGCGGGTCACGCCGTTGAGATCGATCTGCAGATGCGCGGCCTGGCGCGTCTGCCGC from the Luteimonas fraxinea genome contains:
- a CDS encoding alpha/beta fold hydrolase, whose product is MSLVRLCALALIALPLYAGAVPPDDDPNAEARGIVGELQRIVAPTGVQETHTVRIGGIDQVITVRGMDRTNPILLYVHGGPAAPMMPASWTFQKPWEDYFTVVQWDQRAAGRTLRANDADAVAPTIAIDRYVGDAIELIDWLRTTYGKRKVILVGHSWGSVIGMRVLAEKPEWLHAYVGIGQIIHPWTDETIGYAHALDAARREDNDTAVRELEALAPYPGTDLRNGRIDAQRKWVIHYGGHSAYRDNSDYYFRAQRLSPDYTPDDRRAIAAGSALTLDRILGQWRSVDFRGLRRVQAPVVMLLGRHDFTTPSQPVADWIAAVDAPFKHATWFEHSAHFAPIEEPGRTLMTLVQRVRPLAVAAGDGKALVD
- a CDS encoding NAD kinase — its product is MTATPRIAFIASQADEAQRALSVLTGLHGQCEPEAADVLVPLGGDGFMLQTLHRHGQLGKPVYGMKLGTVGFLMNHYRQDDPASGSDLLARIAAAEPAVLRPLEMRTETESGATVTSLAYNEVALLRQTRQAAHLQIDLNGVTRLEELVADGVILSTAAGSTAYNFSAHGPILPLGAGVVALTPIAPFRPRRWRGAILRAETEVRFRVLDPYKRPVSVTADSHEVRDVVEVTIRESRERTVTLLFDAEHNLEERILSEQFVV